Proteins from one Salvelinus sp. IW2-2015 linkage group LG9, ASM291031v2, whole genome shotgun sequence genomic window:
- the LOC111968438 gene encoding AFG1-like ATPase isoform X2 — MATCMLSSKMSPLVSPIIRFLLKDQYYSSKTICNGVTNISRRGYSTDALPQPAAEDSNAAAAYSGPMEHYNSLVRDESLQEDPHQKAVVQTLDKMHKTLRGYNNQPTSLFSKFFSKPKPPKGYYIYGDVGTGKTMVMDMFYSYVETEKKKRVHFHGFMLDVHNRIHRLKKSLPKRKAGRMAKVYDPIAPIAEEISEEACLLCFDEFQVTDIADAMILKQLFENLFKNGVVVVATSNRPPEDLYKNGLQRVNFVPFIAVLKNYCQELRLDSGIDYRRRNRPSAGKLYFLSSEPCVEAILDKMFDELAFKQNDITRPRTLKLLAREVSLMKTCGTIADCTFEELCDRPLGASDYLEISRQFDTVFIRNIPLLTMNKKTQARRLITLIDAFYDHKVRVVILADHPLDDIFVHDGDHEHHHHELMDDLNLKKNSLNSVGARC; from the exons ATGGCGACGTGCATGTTGTCGTCAAAGATGTCGCCCTTGGTGTCACCCATCATTAGATTTCTACTGAAAGATCAGTACTATTCCTCGAAAACGATATGTAACGGTGTGACTAACATTTCCAGACGAG GCTACTCGACGGATGCTCTCCCCCAGCCGGCTGCAGAAGACAGCAATGCTGCCGCAGCGTACAGCGGACCAATGGAGCACTACAACAGTCTGGTCAGGGATGAGTCGCTGCAAGAGGACCCGCATCAAAAAGCCGTGGTTCAGACCTTGGATAAAATGCACAAAACCCTAAGAGGTTACAACAACCAGCCTACGTCCCTCTTCTCGAAG TTTTTCTCTAAACCAAAGCCCCCAAAAGGGTACTACATCTATGGAGATGTTG GCACAGGGAAAACGATGGTTATGGACATGTTCTACTCATAcgtggagacagagaagaaaaagagggTCCATTTCCACGGCTTCATGTTAGATGTACATAATA GGATACATCGCCTTAAAAAGAGCCTGCCAAAAAGGAAAGCTGGGAGGATGGCTAAAGTCTATGACCCGATTGCGCCAATAGCAGAGGAGATCAGTGAAGAGGCCTGTCTGTTGTGCTTTGATGAGTTTCAG GTGACAGACATTGCAGATGCCATGATTCTGAAACAGCTCTTTGAAAACCTCTTTAAGAATGGGGTTGTTGTAGTGGCCACGTCCAACCGGCCCCCAGAGG ATTTGTACAAGAACGGACTACAGAGGGTCAACTTTGTGCCATTTATTGCTGTGTTGAAG AACTATTGCCAAGAGCTTCGTCTGGACTCTGGGATAGACTACCGCAGAAGAAACAGACCCTCAGCTGGGAAACTGTACTTCCT CTCAAGTGAACCTTGTGTTGAGGCAATACTGGACAAGATGTTTGACGAGCTGGCCTTCAAACAGAACGACA TAACACGGCCAAGGACTCTGAAACTGCTAGCCAGGGAGGTCAGTCTTATGAAAACCTGTGGGACCATAGCAGACTGTACCTTCGAGGAGCTGTGTGATAGA CCATTGGGTGCCAGTGACTACTTGGAGATCTCCAGGCAGTTTGATACTGTATTCATCAGGAACATTCCCCTGCTCACTATGAACAAGAAGACTCAAGCGAGACGCTTGATCACGCTTATAGATGCCTTCTATGACCACAAG GTACGAGTGGTGATTCTGGCCGATCACCCTCTGGATGACATCTTTGTACACGACGGAGATCACGAACACCACCATCATGAACTCATGGATGATCTCAACCTAAAAAAG aacagcctcaattcggttggggcaaggtgttga
- the LOC111968438 gene encoding AFG1-like ATPase isoform X1, protein MATCMLSSKMSPLVSPIIRFLLKDQYYSSKTICNGVTNISRRGYSTDALPQPAAEDSNAAAAYSGPMEHYNSLVRDESLQEDPHQKAVVQTLDKMHKTLRGYNNQPTSLFSKFFSKPKPPKGYYIYGDVGTGKTMVMDMFYSYVETEKKKRVHFHGFMLDVHNRIHRLKKSLPKRKAGRMAKVYDPIAPIAEEISEEACLLCFDEFQVTDIADAMILKQLFENLFKNGVVVVATSNRPPEDLYKNGLQRVNFVPFIAVLKNYCQELRLDSGIDYRRRNRPSAGKLYFLSSEPCVEAILDKMFDELAFKQNDITRPRTLKLLAREVSLMKTCGTIADCTFEELCDRPLGASDYLEISRQFDTVFIRNIPLLTMNKKTQARRLITLIDAFYDHKVRVVILADHPLDDIFVHDGDHEHHHHELMDDLNLKKDAASELSIFSGAEEIFAFQRTVSRLTEMQTEEYWLQGDRSTITT, encoded by the exons ATGGCGACGTGCATGTTGTCGTCAAAGATGTCGCCCTTGGTGTCACCCATCATTAGATTTCTACTGAAAGATCAGTACTATTCCTCGAAAACGATATGTAACGGTGTGACTAACATTTCCAGACGAG GCTACTCGACGGATGCTCTCCCCCAGCCGGCTGCAGAAGACAGCAATGCTGCCGCAGCGTACAGCGGACCAATGGAGCACTACAACAGTCTGGTCAGGGATGAGTCGCTGCAAGAGGACCCGCATCAAAAAGCCGTGGTTCAGACCTTGGATAAAATGCACAAAACCCTAAGAGGTTACAACAACCAGCCTACGTCCCTCTTCTCGAAG TTTTTCTCTAAACCAAAGCCCCCAAAAGGGTACTACATCTATGGAGATGTTG GCACAGGGAAAACGATGGTTATGGACATGTTCTACTCATAcgtggagacagagaagaaaaagagggTCCATTTCCACGGCTTCATGTTAGATGTACATAATA GGATACATCGCCTTAAAAAGAGCCTGCCAAAAAGGAAAGCTGGGAGGATGGCTAAAGTCTATGACCCGATTGCGCCAATAGCAGAGGAGATCAGTGAAGAGGCCTGTCTGTTGTGCTTTGATGAGTTTCAG GTGACAGACATTGCAGATGCCATGATTCTGAAACAGCTCTTTGAAAACCTCTTTAAGAATGGGGTTGTTGTAGTGGCCACGTCCAACCGGCCCCCAGAGG ATTTGTACAAGAACGGACTACAGAGGGTCAACTTTGTGCCATTTATTGCTGTGTTGAAG AACTATTGCCAAGAGCTTCGTCTGGACTCTGGGATAGACTACCGCAGAAGAAACAGACCCTCAGCTGGGAAACTGTACTTCCT CTCAAGTGAACCTTGTGTTGAGGCAATACTGGACAAGATGTTTGACGAGCTGGCCTTCAAACAGAACGACA TAACACGGCCAAGGACTCTGAAACTGCTAGCCAGGGAGGTCAGTCTTATGAAAACCTGTGGGACCATAGCAGACTGTACCTTCGAGGAGCTGTGTGATAGA CCATTGGGTGCCAGTGACTACTTGGAGATCTCCAGGCAGTTTGATACTGTATTCATCAGGAACATTCCCCTGCTCACTATGAACAAGAAGACTCAAGCGAGACGCTTGATCACGCTTATAGATGCCTTCTATGACCACAAG GTACGAGTGGTGATTCTGGCCGATCACCCTCTGGATGACATCTTTGTACACGACGGAGATCACGAACACCACCATCATGAACTCATGGATGATCTCAACCTAAAAAAG GATGCAGCCAGTGAGTTGTCTATCTTCAGTGGAGCAGAGGAGATCTTTGCCTTCCAAAGGACAGTGTCTCGCCTCACTGAGATGCAGACCGAAGAGTACTGGCTGCAAGGGGACAGGAGCACCATCACCACGTAG